One stretch of Arthrobacter polaris DNA includes these proteins:
- a CDS encoding SDR family oxidoreductase: protein MAENTSKNAVVTGASSGIGAATVRALRATGWTVVAVARRAERLADLAAETGAIACPGDITKDDDVAHLHRIVTDTFAATGGIDTLVNIAGGARGVDPVASASVADWDWMYQVNVLGTLNVIKAFLPALRQRGRGTILNLTSTAGLVAYEGGAGYNAAKFGQHALNNALRLEEAEHNVRVIEVAPGLVQTEEFMLNRLGGDKDAAAKTYQGVAEPLTPEDVADVVRYAVELXQHINLDQIVVRPVAQAAAHKLIRH, encoded by the coding sequence ATGGCTGAAAATACTTCCAAGAATGCAGTAGTAACAGGCGCCAGCTCAGGCATCGGTGCCGCCACGGTTCGCGCACTTCGGGCCACAGGCTGGACTGTGGTGGCGGTTGCCCGCCGGGCAGAGCGACTGGCGGACCTCGCAGCCGAAACGGGTGCCATTGCCTGCCCGGGTGATATCACCAAGGACGACGACGTTGCCCACCTCCACCGCATTGTCACCGACACGTTCGCTGCCACGGGCGGCATTGACACGCTGGTGAACATTGCCGGTGGAGCCCGTGGTGTGGACCCAGTGGCCAGTGCCAGCGTCGCCGACTGGGACTGGATGTACCAGGTCAATGTGCTCGGCACGCTGAACGTCATCAAAGCGTTCCTGCCAGCACTGCGCCAGCGCGGCCGCGGCACGATTTTGAACTTGACCTCCACTGCTGGACTTGTTGCCTATGAGGGTGGCGCAGGTTACAACGCCGCAAAGTTTGGCCAGCACGCACTGAACAATGCGCTGCGCCTAGAAGAAGCTGAGCACAACGTGCGCGTCATCGAGGTGGCCCCGGGCCTGGTTCAAACGGAAGAATTTATGCTAAACCGTCTCGGTGGCGATAAGGACGCCGCGGCCAAGACGTACCAAGGCGTGGCTGAACCGCTCACCCCTGAGGATGTGGCGGATGTGGTGCGCTACGCCGTCGAGCTTNCCCAGCACATTAACCTGGACCAGATTGTGGTTAGGCCCGTGGCCCAGGCCGCCGCGCACAAGCTCATCCGACACTGA
- a CDS encoding DUF4233 domain-containing protein, with the protein MAKLTKAQRDWKPNTPKXVRSTRLMFASVVLFLEAFVALFXGLALFGMQGKNPVYLLAGAVLAXLLVMACGVIRKPWGPAFGWLLQLALIAGGFWEPSMFVVGVLFAVAWWYALYAGAKIDRENAARAKVQLQWDAEHPESIDGGGEATTPEDPTLMLWPSKLNPNVLLSSYWSYCEH; encoded by the coding sequence ATGGCGAAGCTGACAAAGGCGCAACGCGACTGGAAGCCCAACACACCCAAANAGGTTCGTTCCACCCGTTTAATGTTCGCCTCCGTGGTGCTGTTCCTTGAAGCTTTCGTGGCGCTCTTTNTGGGCCTGGCCCTGTTCGGTATGCAAGGAAAGAACCCCGTTTACCTCTTGGCCGGGGCTGTGCTGGCANTTTTGTTGGTGATGGCGTGCGGTGTCATTCGCAAACCGTGGGGACCGGCATTTGGTTGGCTACTGCAGTTGGCATTGATTGCTGGAGGTTTCTGGGAGCCTTCCATGTTTGTTGTTGGGGTTCTCTTCGCCGTTGCGTGGTGGTATGCACTTTACGCAGGGGCAAAGATTGACCGTGAGAACGCAGCACGGGCCAAAGTGCAGTTGCAATGGGATGCCGAGCACCCTGAGAGTATTGACGGTGGTGGTGAGGCAACCACGCCTGAGGATCCAACCCTGATGCTGTGGCCAAGTAAGCTGAATCCGAATGTCCTTTTATCTAGTTATTGGAGTTATTGTGAGCATTGA
- the ndk gene encoding nucleoside-diphosphate kinase, whose product MSIERTLVLVKPDGVARNLSGXVLARIEAKGYALAELKKVNATREQLEAHYAEHAGKPFYEPLVEFMLSGPIVAAIFEGNAVIAGFRSLAGATDPTTAAXGTIRGDFGRDWGLKVQQNLVHGSDSVESAEREIGIWFV is encoded by the coding sequence GTGAGCATTGAGCGCACTCTTGTCCTTGTCAAGCCTGACGGTGTTGCCCGCAACCTTTCAGGGNCAGTGCTGGCCCGCATCGAAGCCAAGGGCTATGCACTGGCTGAGCTGAAGAAGGTTAACGCCACACGTGAACAGCTTGAAGCCCACTACGCAGAGCACGCAGGCAAGCCGTTCTACGAGCCCCTTGTAGAGTTCATGCTTTCGGGACCCATCGTGGCGGCAATCTTTGAAGGTAACGCCGTCATTGCCGGGTTCCGTTCCTTGGCCGGCGCCACCGATCCCACCACAGCAGCCNCCGGCACCATCCGTGGCGACTTTGGCCGCGATTGGGGTCTGAAAGTGCAGCAGAACTTGGTGCACGGTTCCGATTCGGTGGAGTCCGCTGAGCGCGAGATTGGCATCTGGTTCGTTTAG
- the ileS gene encoding isoleucine--tRNA ligase, with translation MTHFPKASAAAGLHAESKHVPSSVNFPKVEELVLKYWDEDGTFQASIDARDAGEDGSNEFVFYDGPPFANGLPHYGHLLTGYAKDLVARYQTQRGRRVERRFGWDTHGLPAELEAMKQLGMTDKAQIEAMGIDKFNDACRSSVMKYAGEWQEYVTRQARWVDFENDYKTLNVEYMESVLWAFKQLHXKGLTYNGYRVLPYCWKDETPLSNHELRMDDDVYKDRQDATVTVTFPILTGESTLSQELAGVAAIAWTTTPWTLPTNQGLAVGPGVSYSVVPVGPNGSSATGEKFLLAADLVGAYAKDLGYDDGAAASAAVTATYAGADLEGLKYEPLWDYFADDEKYGTAKSWQFLLADYVTTTDGTGIVHQGPAYGEEDQKVCEAYGIPVVLSVDEGANFLPVFAEGPLQDIAGVQVFDANKTITRVVKDAGRLVRQASYVHSYPHCWRCRTPLIYRAISSWYVEVTAFKDRMVELNQDINWIPGNVKDGQFGKWLANARDWSISRNRYWGSPIPVWQSDDGEYPRTDVYGSLAQMQADFGRLPVNKAGEVDLHRPFIDELTRPNPDDPRSPEEGQSTMRRVEDVLDVWFDSGSMPYGQVHYPFENEDWFNTHNPADFIVEYIGQTRGWFYMLHILSTALFDRPAFRNVISHGIVLGSDGQXMSKSLRNYPDVSEVLDRDGSDAMRWFLMSSPILRGGNLVVTEQGIREGVRQVILPLWNVYSFFTLYANTANGGAGYDAKLRYDDYTDPMDQYLLANTGDLVREMTAKLDGYDVSGACDSLRSYFDMLTNWYVRRSRNRFFDENVDAFDALYTALETVCRVAASLLPLVTEEIWRXLTGGRSVHLTDWPNADLFISNTALVESMDSIQQICSTGSSLRKAAKLRVRLPLSELTVVAPNAAALTDGAAIVADELNIRSIRFVDAAQASPQEFGITQKLVVNARAAGPRLGKXVQLAIKGSKSGDWSLTDGVVTAGGLELEPSEYTLETVVADTHDGGKTAVAMLPHGGFVVLNTQLTPELEAEGTARDMVRAIQQARKDTGLNVSDRIRTIISAPQDIVDALHANAELVKNETLTLKLELVPGDVDTTITVERSMS, from the coding sequence ATGACCCACTTCCCGAAGGCCTCTGCCGCCGCCGGCCTCCACGCCGAATCCAAGCACGTTCCCTCCTCCGTGAATTTTCCGAAGGTGGAAGAACTTGTCCTGAAGTACTGGGATGAAGACGGCACCTTCCAAGCCAGCATTGACGCCCGCGACGCCGGTGAAGACGGGTCCAACGAGTTCGTCTTCTACGACGGCCCGCCCTTCGCCAATGGTCTGCCGCACTACGGGCACCTACTCACCGGCTACGCCAAGGATCTGGTGGCCCGCTACCAGACCCAGCGCGGGCGCCGCGTGGAGCGCCGCTTCGGTTGGGACACCCACGGGCTGCCGGCGGAGCTGGAGGCCATGAAGCAGCTGGGCATGACGGACAAGGCCCAGATCGAGGCCATGGGCATCGACAAATTCAACGACGCCTGCCGCTCCTCCGTCATGAAGTACGCCGGGGAATGGCAGGAATACGTCACCCGCCAGGCCCGCTGGGTGGACTTCGAGAACGATTACAAGACGCTGAACGTGGAATACATGGAGTCGGTGCTGTGGGCGTTTAAACAGCTGCACNCCAAGGGTCTGACCTACAACGGCTACCGCGTGCTGCCGTACTGCTGGAAGGATGAGACGCCACTCTCAAACCATGAACTGCGCATGGATGACGACGTCTACAAGGACCGCCAGGATGCGACCGTCACCGTCACCTTCCCCATCCTCACCGGCGAATCCACACTCTCCCAGGAGCTTGCCGGCGTTGCCGCGATCGCCTGGACCACCACGCCGTGGACGCTGCCCACCAACCAGGGGCTCGCCGTCGGGCCCGGTGTGAGTTACTCCGTGGTACCTGTTGGCCCCAACGGCTCCAGCGCAACAGGGGAGAAGTTCCTGCTGGCCGCGGATCTGGTGGGTGCCTACGCCAAGGACCTGGGGTACGACGACGGAGCTGCCGCGAGCGCGGCCGTCACCGCCACCTACGCCGGTGCTGATCTTGAAGGACTGAAGTACGAGCCCTTGTGGGACTACTTTGCCGACGACGAAAAGTACGGCACCGCCAAGTCCTGGCAGTTCCTGCTGGCAGATTACGTCACCACCACCGACGGCACCGGCATTGTCCACCAGGGCCCCGCCTACGGTGAGGAGGATCAGAAGGTGTGCGAGGCGTACGGCATCCCCGTGGTCCTGTCCGTGGATGAGGGCGCGAACTTCCTGCCCGTCTTCGCCGAGGGTCCGCTGCAGGACATTGCCGGGGTGCAGGTCTTTGACGCGAACAAGACCATCACTCGCGTGGTCAAGGACGCCGGCCGTTTGGTCCGTCAGGCCAGTTACGTGCACAGCTACCCGCATTGCTGGCGCTGCCGCACACCGTTGATCTACCGCGCCATCTCCTCCTGGTACGTGGAAGTCACCGCGTTCAAGGACCGTATGGTGGAGCTGAACCAGGACATTAACTGGATCCCCGGCAACGTCAAGGACGGCCAGTTCGGCAAGTGGCTGGCCAACGCCCGCGACTGGTCCATCAGCCGCAACCGTTACTGGGGCAGCCCCATCCCCGTCTGGCAGTCCGACGACGGAGAGTACCCGCGCACGGACGTCTACGGCTCACTCGCGCAGATGCAGGCCGACTTTGGCCGCCTGCCGGTGAACAAAGCGGGTGAAGTGGACCTCCACCGTCCGTTCATCGACGAGCTCACCCGCCCCAACCCGGATGACCCGCGCAGCCCCGAAGAAGGCCAGTCCACCATGCGCCGGGTGGAGGACGTCCTGGATGTCTGGTTTGATTCAGGCTCCATGCCGTACGGCCAGGTCCACTATCCGTTCGAGAATGAGGACTGGTTCAACACCCACAACCCGGCCGACTTCATCGTGGAGTACATTGGCCAGACCCGCGGCTGGTTCTACATGCTGCACATCCTCTCCACGGCGCTCTTTGACCGTCCGGCGTTCCGCAACGTCATCAGCCACGGCATCGTGCTCGGCTCCGATGGGCAANAGATGTCCAAGTCGCTGCGCAACTACCCGGACGTCTCCGAGGTCCTTGACCGCGACGGCTCCGACGCCATGCGCTGGTTCCTGATGTCCAGCCCCATCCTGCGTGGTGGCAACCTGGTGGTCACCGAACAAGGCATCCGTGAGGGTGTCCGCCAGGTCATCTTGCCCCTGTGGAACGTGTATAGCTTCTTCACGTTGTACGCGAACACGGCCAATGGTGGCGCAGGCTACGATGCCAAGCTGCGCTATGACGACTACACCGATCCCATGGATCAGTACCTGCTGGCGAACACCGGCGATCTGGTGCGTGAGATGACGGCGAAGCTGGATGGCTATGACGTCTCCGGTGCCTGCGATTCACTACGCAGCTACTTTGACATGCTCACGAACTGGTACGTGCGCCGTAGCCGCAACCGTTTCTTTGACGAAAACGTTGACGCCTTCGACGCCCTGTACACGGCGTTGGAAACGGTGTGCCGCGTGGCCGCCTCACTACTGCCGCTGGTGACCGAAGAGATCTGGCGGNGGCTCACTGGCGGGCGTTCGGTGCACCTCACCGACTGGCCCAATGCCGATCTGTTCATCTCCAATACCGCTTTGGTGGAGTCCATGGACAGCATCCAGCAGATCTGCTCCACCGGTTCTAGCCTGCGCAAGGCTGCCAAGCTGCGTGTGCGCCTGCCCCTGTCTGAGCTCACCGTGGTGGCCCCGAACGCGGCTGCGTTGACCGACGGCGCCGCTATTGTTGCGGATGAGCTCAACATCCGCTCCATCCGCTTTGTGGATGCTGCGCAGGCATCGCCGCAGGAGTTTGGCATCACCCAGAAGCTGGTTGTTAACGCCCGTGCGGCTGGTCCGCGTTTGGGTAAANACGTCCAGTTGGCCATCAAGGGTTCCAAGTCCGGGGACTGGTCCCTCACCGACGGTGTTGTCACCGCCGGCGGGCTGGAGCTGGAACCGTCCGAGTACACCCTGGAGACGGTGGTTGCGGACACGCACGACGGCGGCAAGACTGCCGTGGCGATGCTGCCGCACGGCGGGTTCGTGGTGCTGAACACCCAGCTGACACCCGAGCTGGAAGCTGAAGGGACTGCACGCGATATGGTCCGTGCCATCCAACAGGCCCGCAAGGACACAGGGTTGAATGTCAGTGACCGCATCCGCACCATCATCAGCGCCCCGCAGGACATTGTTGATGCCCTGCACGCCAACGCCGAGCTGGTCAAGAACGAAACCTTGACGCTTAAACTTGAACTTGTCCCCGGTGACGTTGACACCACCATCACAGTTGAACGGAGCATGTCCTAA
- a CDS encoding vitamin K epoxide reductase family protein: protein MRSTEVSTRDPADLDKPAMVQAKPFGWFLLISGAIAWISSFTLVLERLQLYTNPDVNLSCDYNSWISCGDVMKTPQAAILGFPNPFIGVAAFAIIITTGVVLLAGARMSRWYWIGLQVGITAGMGLVGWFWFQAVYTLAILCPYCMVVWAMMIPLFVWTTVRNINHGVIPAPRALRNFLNDWAWIIVGLLYVGTLASIFFKFMHLILPSNA, encoded by the coding sequence ATGCGCAGCACCGAAGTTTCCACCCGTGATCCCGCGGATCTAGACAAGCCCGCCATGGTGCAGGCTAAGCCGTTTGGCTGGTTTCTGCTCATCAGCGGGGCAATAGCCTGGATCTCCTCATTCACCCTGGTGCTTGAACGGCTGCAACTGTACACAAACCCCGATGTCAACCTCAGCTGCGATTACAACTCCTGGATCTCCTGCGGTGACGTCATGAAAACACCACAGGCTGCCATCCTGGGCTTCCCTAACCCGTTCATCGGTGTGGCCGCCTTCGCCATCATCATTACCACCGGCGTTGTCTTGCTGGCGGGTGCGCGTATGAGCCGCTGGTACTGGATCGGCCTGCAAGTTGGGATCACCGCTGGCATGGGGTTGGTTGGTTGGTTCTGGTTCCAAGCCGTCTACACGCTTGCCATCTTGTGCCCGTACTGCATGGTGGTGTGGGCCATGATGATTCCACTGTTTGTGTGGACAACCGTGCGCAACATCAACCATGGTGTCATCCCTGCCCCGCGTGCCCTGAGGAATTTCCTCAACGACTGGGCATGGATCATCGTGGGCCTTCTCTACGTGGGAACCCTGGCCTCAATCTTCTTCAAGTTCATGCACCTGATTTTGCCTTCCAACGCCTAA
- a CDS encoding folylpolyglutamate synthase/dihydrofolate synthase family protein, translating into MPADHDEFSVESVYADLLGRAXENKMEPRLAPLFRAMDILGEPNKSFPIIHITGTNGKTSTARMIEAGLLAHDLRTGRYTSPHLTRVTERISIDGAPVSDETFVRIWDEIRPYLEMVDAELESAGEVRLTYFEALTILAXAIFADEPVDVAVMEVGLGGITDATNVGDGQVAVITXISLDHTELLXDTTGLIAQEKAGIIKEGAFVISAAQPADAAQVILDTAREKHAEFRFEGVEFGVESRIVAVGGQMLDLQGLAXRYPGILLPLHGEHQAQNAAVALAALEAFLGGGDKELNLDLVKEGFGAVTSXGRLEVMRTSPTIVVDAAHNPAGIAVSAAALQESFAFSKLVVVLGXLAEKDAEEILNTIRESYGDEAAEICMTQSNSPRAIPAAELAEMAVDLGWAEEDVHIAVKLDDAIEWAVERAEANNDLAGGVLITGSITVVGEARILLGRPGEKAGA; encoded by the coding sequence ATGCCTGCTGACCACGACGAATTCTCGGTGGAGAGCGTCTACGCCGACCTCTTGGGCCGCGCCNCTGAAAACAAGATGGAGCCCAGGCTGGCTCCCTTGTTCCGTGCCATGGACATTCTCGGGGAACCCAACAAATCTTTTCCGATCATCCACATCACCGGCACCAACGGGAAAACCTCCACTGCGCGCATGATTGAAGCTGGCCTGTTGGCGCATGATCTGCGCACCGGACGGTACACGAGCCCGCACCTGACCCGGGTGACTGAGCGCATCAGCATTGACGGTGCCCCCGTCAGTGATGAGACGTTTGTGCGGATCTGGGATGAGATCCGCCCCTACCTTGAAATGGTCGACGCCGAACTTGAGTCAGCCGGTGAGGTGCGCCTGACGTACTTTGAGGCCCTGACCATTTTGGCTNTTGCGATTTTCGCCGATGAGCCAGTGGACGTGGCGGTCATGGAAGTTGGCTTGGGCGGGATCACCGACGCCACCAATGTGGGCGACGGTCAAGTTGCTGTCATCACCNCCATCTCCCTTGACCACACCGAACTGCTGNGGGACACCACGGGGCTCATTGCGCAGGAGAAGGCTGGCATCATCAAGGAGGGCGCGTTCGTGATCAGTGCCGCCCAGCCCGCTGACGCCGCCCAAGTCATCTTGGATACAGCACGTGAAAAGCATGCAGAGTTCCGTTTTGAGGGCGTTGAATTTGGTGTGGAATCACGCATTGTTGCCGTAGGTGGCCAGATGCTTGATCTGCAGGGCCTTGCGNGGCGTTACCCGGGCATTTTGCTCCCACTGCACGGTGAACACCAGGCCCAGAACGCCGCCGTCGCACTTGCCGCGCTTGAGGCATTCCTTGGCGGCGGGGACAAAGAGCTTAACCTGGATCTGGTCAAGGAAGGTTTTGGCGCCGTCACCTCCNCTGGCCGTCTTGAAGTCATGCGCACCTCGCCCACCATTGTGGTGGATGCCGCACACAACCCTGCCGGCATCGCTGTCAGTGCTGCTGCGTTGCAGGAGTCCTTCGCCTTTAGCAAACTCGTGGTGGTGTTAGGGNTGCTGGCTGAAAAGGATGCCGAGGAAATTCTCAATACCATCAGAGAGTCTTATGGTGATGAAGCGGCTGAGATCTGCATGACCCAGTCAAACTCGCCGCGGGCTATCCCTGCGGCGGAACTGGCTGAAATGGCCGTGGATCTTGGCTGGGCTGAGGAAGATGTCCATATTGCCGTAAAGCTCGACGACGCTATTGAATGGGCCGTTGAACGGGCCGAAGCCAACAACGATCTTGCCGGCGGCGTGCTGATCACCGGATCCATCACTGTTGTTGGTGAGGCCCGCATCCTGCTGGGCCGCCCCGGCGAAAAGGCAGGGGCCTGA
- a CDS encoding Rne/Rng family ribonuclease translates to MAAQKPAAEPSLLDAMTEXNNPTPAAAVSAVNPESVVQPEPTAESVTAVKRATRRRATSPVTATSAVAAPAAEQSDRGVQGELSLAADDSQATVAKAPAKRSRVAKAPVTRTAATTVVPAADVTVSELAETAPAVKRTARRVSRRAAAPAGSAPAQSVPAQSDAAQSDAAQSAPVHSDIAIDAAADSSLAPDGVEATAPKANRSRRRSGAKNTTVTPAKETIVEPTAKETPAKEATVELTAKGTTDTAPADELLTLELLDTAAAPANDSPFLXPAAGISALFLAXDLSQSVSAAVVRESAPESEDLETGESDGDRRGRNRGRSRRTRGSEASVGETAETQDAAEAHDDSDDSADDGVTSRRRRRRRRGDADXELSGGTDEDPPNTITRVRAPRTXAEPSSSESNRVTSLRGSTRLEAKKQRRRDSRDSGRRRTVITEAEFLARRESVDRVMVVRQSDDRIQIGVLEDGILAEHFVSKTQQDSLIGNVYLGKVQNVLPSMEAAFVDIGRGRNAVLYAGEVDWDATNLNGQPRRIENALKSGDSVLVQVSKDPVGHKGARLTSQISLPGRYLVFVPGGSMTGISRKLPDVERNRLKRVLKDHLPENAGVIVRTAAEXASEEELTHDINRLRAQWAGINERASSNKTLAPEMLYGEPDLTIKVVRDVFNEDFTKLIVSGEDAWDTIEAYVTYVAPDLLDRLEKWTQPEDIFAAHRIDEQINKALERKVFLPSGGSLVIDRTEAMTVVDVNTGKFTGSGGNLEETVTKNNLEAAEEVVRQLRLRDIGGIIVIDFIDMVLESNRDLVLRRLVECLGRDRTKHQVAEVTSLGLVQMTRKRMGTGLLEVFGEQCPTCAGRGMVTHEIPVEHRRTHSPAVEVAQAQAPKAHEPHERPSXRSTRSERKRNRNRGQGETELAYEAAEAPAPVPVVDEADEAXEASKAHEARAALAKIAAAAIASHHEHDGGEPEHGVAPGETTQTSDGATLTLGGEAIELPRGHRSESSGFSGTHNADQAAALAGLTQALDQLSAPGQVPSHQSTTDANNAESADANSSDIGASETGGGNRSRSRRGRRNRSASSAQGGSDMAVETSESLSAGQGSTPHSSATVEVPAPAQATKKSSEPIILGVGVPASEL, encoded by the coding sequence GTGGCGGCGCAGAAGCCTGCAGCGGAGCCATCGCTGCTAGATGCCATGACGGAANGCAACAACCCAACCCCTGCCGCAGCAGTTTCGGCAGTGAATCCTGAGTCCGTTGTTCAGCCCGAGCCAACAGCTGAGTCTGTGACTGCCGTGAAGCGAGCAACCCGCCGTCGGGCCACCTCACCGGTAACAGCCACCTCTGCCGTTGCGGCCCCTGCAGCAGAGCAGAGTGATCGCGGTGTGCAGGGCGAATTGAGCCTGGCGGCAGATGATTCCCAAGCGACAGTAGCCAAGGCGCCAGCCAAGCGGTCCCGTGTAGCAAAGGCGCCTGTCACCAGGACTGCTGCAACAACTGTTGTCCCTGCTGCGGATGTCACCGTGTCTGAGCTGGCAGAAACGGCGCCTGCAGTAAAGCGCACGGCTCGCCGTGTCAGTCGAAGGGCAGCAGCTCCGGCCGGATCAGCTCCTGCACAGTCAGTCCCCGCCCAATCAGACGCTGCCCAATCAGACGCTGCCCAGTCAGCTCCTGTCCACAGCGACATTGCCATCGATGCCGCTGCTGATTCTTCCCTGGCGCCAGATGGTGTTGAAGCTACTGCGCCCAAGGCCAACAGGAGCCGCCGTAGGTCCGGCGCCAAGAACACTACGGTGACCCCGGCCAAGGAAACCATTGTAGAACCCACTGCCAAGGAAACACCGGCCAAGGAAGCCACTGTAGAACTCACTGCCAAGGGAACCACAGACACGGCGCCCGCAGATGAGCTGCTGACCCTTGAACTTCTTGACACTGCAGCTGCCCCTGCTAACGATTCCCCGTTCCTTNCCCCAGCCGCAGGCATTTCGGCTCTGTTCCTTGCCNCTGATCTGAGCCAGAGCGTCTCTGCGGCAGTTGTCCGCGAAAGTGCACCGGAGAGCGAAGACCTCGAAACGGGTGAGTCCGACGGTGATCGTCGTGGCCGCAACCGTGGCCGGAGCCGCCGCACGCGTGGCTCTGAGGCCAGTGTTGGTGAAACCGCGGAAACACAGGACGCTGCCGAAGCACACGATGATAGCGATGACAGTGCCGACGACGGCGTGACCTCGCGGCGTCGTCGTCGCCGGCGTCGCGGAGATGCGGACNTTGAGTTGAGCGGTGGAACGGATGAAGATCCGCCCAACACCATCACCCGGGTACGCGCACCACGCACCNCTGCGGAGCCCAGCTCGAGCGAGTCAAATCGTGTCACGAGCCTGCGTGGTTCGACCCGTTTGGAAGCGAAGAAACAGCGCCGCCGTGACTCACGTGATTCCGGCCGCCGCCGCACGGTCATCACTGAAGCTGAATTCCTGGCCCGTCGCGAATCAGTTGACCGTGTCATGGTGGTGCGCCAGAGCGATGACAGGATCCAGATCGGTGTCCTTGAAGACGGTATTTTGGCCGAGCACTTTGTCTCCAAGACCCAGCAAGATTCCCTCATTGGCAATGTGTACTTGGGCAAGGTGCAGAACGTACTACCCAGCATGGAAGCTGCCTTCGTTGACATTGGCCGTGGACGTAACGCCGTCCTGTACGCGGGCGAAGTTGATTGGGACGCCACCAACCTCAACGGTCAGCCGCGCCGCATTGAAAACGCCTTGAAGTCAGGGGACTCGGTCCTGGTTCAGGTCTCGAAAGACCCTGTGGGCCACAAGGGTGCCCGCCTGACAAGCCAGATTTCACTGCCTGGACGCTACCTGGTCTTTGTCCCAGGTGGGTCCATGACAGGGATTTCACGCAAACTCCCCGACGTTGAACGCAACCGCCTCAAGCGCGTTTTGAAGGACCACCTGCCCGAAAATGCGGGTGTCATTGTTCGCACCGCCGCTGAGNGGGCCAGCGAAGAAGAGCTGACCCATGACATCAACCGGTTGCGTGCCCAGTGGGCGGGCATCAACGAAAGGGCGTCCTCGAACAAGACGCTCGCACCGGAAATGCTCTACGGCGAGCCTGATCTGACCATCAAGGTGGTCCGGGATGTCTTCAACGAGGACTTCACTAAACTGATCGTTTCCGGTGAGGACGCCTGGGACACCATCGAGGCTTATGTGACTTATGTTGCCCCGGACCTGCTGGATCGGTTGGAAAAGTGGACTCAGCCCGAGGACATCTTTGCGGCACATCGCATCGATGAGCAGATCAACAAAGCCCTTGAACGCAAGGTCTTCCTGCCCTCTGGTGGGTCCCTGGTCATTGACCGCACCGAAGCCATGACAGTGGTTGATGTGAACACGGGCAAGTTCACCGGATCTGGCGGAAACTTGGAAGAAACAGTCACCAAGAACAACCTTGAAGCTGCTGAGGAAGTGGTGCGCCAGCTGCGTTTGCGCGACATTGGCGGCATCATTGTCATCGACTTCATCGATATGGTCCTTGAATCCAACCGCGACCTTGTCCTGCGCCGCCTGGTGGAGTGCCTAGGCCGTGACAGGACCAAGCACCAGGTCGCCGAGGTCACCTCGCTGGGCTTGGTTCAGATGACGCGCAAGCGAATGGGCACCGGCCTGCTTGAAGTCTTTGGTGAGCAATGCCCCACCTGTGCAGGCCGCGGTATGGTCACGCACGAGATCCCCGTGGAGCACCGCCGCACTCACAGCCCCGCAGTGGAGGTGGCACAGGCACAGGCACCCAAGGCGCATGAGCCGCATGAGCGCCCGTCANACCGTTCAACCCGCAGCGAGCGCAAGCGCAACCGCAACCGTGGACAGGGCGAGACTGAGCTGGCGTATGAGGCCGCAGAGGCTCCAGCCCCTGTACCTGTAGTGGATGAGGCAGATGAAGCTNCAGAAGCTTCAAAGGCTCATGAAGCACGTGCTGCGCTGGCCAAAATTGCTGCAGCCGCCATAGCATCCCACCATGAGCACGACGGCGGGGAGCCGGAGCATGGCGTTGCACCAGGAGAAACAACGCAGACATCTGACGGTGCAACACTGACCTTGGGCGGGGAAGCCATTGAACTGCCGCGCGGACACCGTAGTGAAAGTAGTGGTTTCTCCGGGACTCACAATGCAGACCAAGCAGCAGCACTGGCTGGTTTGACGCAGGCTCTTGACCAGTTGTCAGCGCCCGGGCAGGTGCCATCACACCAGTCCACTACCGATGCTAATAATGCTGAATCAGCTGACGCCAACTCTTCTGATATAGGCGCTTCTGAGACTGGCGGTGGCAACCGTTCACGCTCACGCAGGGGACGGCGTAATCGTAGCGCCAGCAGTGCCCAAGGCGGCTCTGATATGGCTGTGGAAACTTCCGAATCGCTCTCAGCCGGTCAAGGCTCCACACCGCACAGCAGTGCCACCGTGGAAGTTCCGGCACCTGCGCAGGCTACGAAGAAGAGTTCCGAACCCATCATCTTGGGTGTAGGAGTTCCCGCCTCGGAGCTCTAA